Proteins encoded by one window of Chitinispirillales bacterium:
- a CDS encoding Rpn family recombination-promoting nuclease/putative transposase has protein sequence MPKYLDPKNDLLFKKIFGEHKNLCISLLNSLLKFEDNEQIDWIEYDTNELIPQIPALKDAIVDVRCKDKNRTSVYTCSAGIFS, from the coding sequence ATGCCAAAATATTTAGACCCGAAAAACGATTTACTGTTCAAGAAAATATTCGGCGAACACAAAAATTTGTGTATCAGTTTACTCAATTCTTTGTTGAAATTTGAAGATAACGAACAAATAGATTGGATAGAATACGATACTAACGAGCTTATTCCTCAAATACCCGCCCTTAAGGACGCTATCGTCGATGTTCGCTGCAAAGACAAGAACAGGACGTCAGTTTATACTTGCTCAGCCGGTATATTCTCTTAA
- the gmd gene encoding GDP-mannose 4,6-dehydratase, with the protein MSGKVALITGITGQDGSYLAEFLLEKGYEVHGIKRRSSSFNTQRIDHIYEDLHSENKRFILHYGDLSDSSNLTRIIQQTQPDEVYNLGAQSHVAVSFESPEYTADVDALGVLRILEAIRLLGLEKKTRFYQASTSELFGLVQEIPQKETTPFYPRSPYAVAKLYGYWITVNYRESYGMYACNGILFNHESPRRGETFVTRKITRGLANIAQGLEKCLYMGNLNSLRDWGHAKDYVRMQWLMLQQEKPEDFVIATGVQYSVRQFIDWSAKELGINIRFENEGADEIGIIEKISGNNAPALKSGDVIVRVDRKYFRPAEVETLLGDPSKAKEKLGWTPVITVQDMCAEMVREDLKAAKMTALLKKHGYELPVSVES; encoded by the coding sequence ATGTCGGGAAAAGTGGCGTTAATTACCGGGATTACCGGACAAGACGGGTCTTATCTTGCGGAATTTCTTCTTGAAAAGGGATACGAGGTACACGGAATAAAAAGAAGGTCGTCATCGTTCAACACGCAACGTATAGACCATATTTATGAGGATTTACACAGCGAAAATAAAAGATTTATTTTGCATTACGGCGATTTATCCGATTCGTCGAATTTGACGCGCATTATTCAGCAAACCCAACCCGACGAGGTCTATAATTTGGGAGCGCAGTCGCACGTGGCGGTTAGTTTTGAAAGTCCGGAATATACCGCCGATGTGGATGCGTTGGGCGTTTTGCGGATTTTGGAAGCGATTCGCCTGCTTGGACTCGAAAAAAAGACGCGGTTTTATCAAGCGTCAACTTCCGAACTTTTTGGCTTAGTGCAAGAAATTCCGCAAAAGGAAACGACGCCGTTTTATCCGCGTTCGCCTTATGCGGTCGCAAAACTTTACGGTTATTGGATTACGGTGAATTATCGTGAAAGTTACGGTATGTACGCCTGCAACGGAATTTTATTCAATCACGAATCGCCGCGTCGGGGTGAAACGTTCGTCACCAGAAAAATCACTCGGGGGCTTGCCAATATTGCGCAAGGTTTGGAAAAATGTTTATATATGGGAAATTTGAATTCTCTGCGGGACTGGGGACACGCCAAAGATTACGTCCGCATGCAGTGGCTTATGCTTCAACAAGAAAAACCGGAAGATTTTGTTATAGCGACGGGTGTTCAGTATTCTGTTCGTCAATTTATCGACTGGTCTGCAAAAGAACTCGGCATTAACATCAGATTTGAAAACGAAGGCGCGGACGAAATAGGAATTATTGAAAAAATATCCGGTAATAACGCTCCGGCGCTTAAATCAGGCGATGTCATTGTTCGCGTTGACCGAAAATATTTCAGGCCGGCCGAAGTGGAAACGCTTTTGGGAGATCCGTCCAAAGCGAAAGAAAAATTAGGTTGGACGCCGGTAATTACCGTTCAAGATATGTGCGCCGAAATGGTTCGGGAAGATTTGAAAGCGGCAAAGATGACTGCGTTGCTTAAAAAACACGGATACGAATTGCCGGTATCCGTGGAAAGTTAG
- a CDS encoding decaprenyl-phosphate phosphoribosyltransferase: MNIIKLLRIEHWTKNLFIFLPVFFGGQLLNISILPLCIFAFFAFSFAASSVYCFNDIYDIETDKSHPSKCKRPVASGQISKKTAYAVMVFCFLLSMFISFIFCEKTVLFILFYCLMNIVYSLKLKQYAIIDVVIISVGFVLRVLVGSVASEIGASDWIIIMTFLLSLFIAFAKRRDDVVLYKNTGVHHRENTSRYNLEFMNQVISIIAAITMVAYIMYTLSPNVIERFGCQYLYFTAIFVLMGIIRYLQVTTVDLKSGNPTKILLRDRFIQCCIIGWIVTFYIIIYFRK; encoded by the coding sequence ATGAATATAATAAAACTTCTGCGTATAGAACACTGGACAAAAAACTTATTCATCTTTTTACCTGTATTCTTCGGCGGACAATTGCTGAATATTTCCATATTACCGCTATGTATATTTGCTTTTTTTGCATTTTCTTTTGCGGCGAGTTCCGTTTATTGTTTTAATGATATTTACGATATCGAAACCGATAAATCACATCCATCAAAATGTAAAAGACCTGTTGCTTCTGGACAAATTTCAAAGAAAACGGCTTATGCGGTAATGGTTTTTTGTTTTTTGTTGTCTATGTTTATTTCTTTTATATTTTGTGAAAAGACAGTATTGTTTATTCTGTTTTATTGTTTAATGAATATCGTCTATAGTTTGAAATTAAAACAATATGCCATTATTGACGTGGTGATTATTTCGGTCGGTTTTGTGTTGAGAGTTTTGGTCGGCTCAGTTGCAAGCGAAATCGGAGCGTCGGACTGGATTATAATAATGACGTTTCTGCTGTCGCTTTTTATTGCGTTTGCCAAACGGCGCGACGATGTGGTTTTATATAAAAACACGGGAGTTCATCATCGCGAAAACACCAGCCGTTATAATTTGGAATTTATGAATCAGGTAATATCAATAATTGCCGCGATTACCATGGTGGCTTATATAATGTATACGCTTTCGCCTAATGTGATTGAGCGTTTTGGCTGTCAATATCTTTACTTTACCGCGATTTTTGTTTTGATGGGAATAATTCGCTATTTGCAGGTGACAACGGTGGATTTAAAAAGTGGAAATCCGACAAAAATTTTACTGCGTGACAGGTTTATACAGTGTTGTATTATAGGGTGGATTGTAACGTTTTATATCATTATTTATTTTAGGAAATAG